In Amphiprion ocellaris isolate individual 3 ecotype Okinawa chromosome 2, ASM2253959v1, whole genome shotgun sequence, the genomic stretch ccaagaggtggccaactttctgcagagtcaatcgctacagaccttcaaacttcatgtggacAGTTGTCATTGTAGACAGTTATTAGCTCATGTTAGACCGTTATTagctcattttaaacagttattAGCTAATTTTAAACAGTTACTGGCTCATTTTAGACTCTTATTAGCTTATTTTAACCAGTTATTTACTCATTTGAAAGTGTtattaactcattttagaccaTAATTGCCTCATATTAGACTCCTAttagctcattttggacagttattagctcattttggacagttattagctcattttagacaggtTGTCTTCAAGTACTAAAGTccttttggaccatttttaacaAACTTCGGacaatttgagtaatttcagaTAACAAATCATTTGTGACACGTTTTTaggtaattctggacaaatttgaattcattttgaatcattttttgactcattttggacaaattttaagttcTTTTGCTGAAGTCTGaagacattttggaccatttctaaCTATTACTTATTAGTAAAAGAGCTTGAGCCGAATCCACACCTGAACCTGAATCATTCAGTCTTTAATAACAGTctttatttccaacatttttatactttttagtGACAATCTTTGTTTTGCTAAAAAGAAAGCGGAAAGAgtgatgttttctattttttgcttGTCTGCGGCTGAATGGAGGCTTTTTGTGATGTTAAAATGCttctttcttctcatttttctccTCATTAAATCGATGTGTCTTTCAGGCTGGTGGCCACAAAAGCCATCAAACCTTCTCGCAGAGAATATCTGACGGTCAACGTTGTGAGCACCTGGTGAGAACCCTCTCAGTGatctgtcattattattattattctgtggTTCAGCTGTTATCTGAAGGAACCTGATGTTCCACCAGCAACGACATCATGGACTACattctggagagggttcctcctcctcagcccgGCCTGCCTCGGCCTCGTTTCTCCCTCTACCTGTCCTCCCAGCTGCAGTACGGAGTCGTCCTGGTCTTCCACCGGCAGTGTGACCTCCTGCTCAGTAAGAAGCACCTCTCGGTTACTCACCAAGAACCTCAGAGTTCTGGTCCTGATTCTGAACGTTCTGTCCTTTCAGAGGAGGTTCAGACCGTCGTAACTCAGCTGGCCAAGCAGAAGACGCGTCAGAAGCTGGATCTGGACGACCACGGCAGGTCAGACAGGATGTTTGATGTTCTACAGCAGAAAATAGGAAGATTTAGAAAGAAGATTTAGCTTCagatagtaaattatttctgagATTTGGTTTAAAAATCAGCCGACAATTCCATCAGGTTTCTTCTCTCATTAAAACGACAACATGTGAGGAACTATtagagataaaaacctgaaagtttctcttttatttctcatcatgtcattgatccagaatctggaatattggacagtagatcaataatctctgattatggaggagattaaatatgaaaaaccaggtttcatgtcattttagatggttcctgggtagttcctagatggttcctgggtggTTCCTAGATGGCTTCTTGAgaattcatttaaaattctTGAAAtgttctggactgactgaccttcagttcttaaagtaatgatggacgagttctgagtcatttcaggtccgttttgtgccattttattcgttaatttagtgtcattttggacatttttttctgtaattatggacagttgttttattcatttaatactATTTACACCTAATTTTAGATTATTTGgctcattttggtcaatttcaagtcactttggatcatttttggtCTACTTTTGGACACTTCTTTAGTCACTGCAGACCATTTTTAATCCAATTTTGGACTATTTAACAAGACTATGTAAGAGTAGTTTTGGAAAATTTGATCCAATATTCTTTATTACATTTCAGTCAATGTGAAcaatttctatttaattttagataaactgagacattttggacaatttttaggtaaatgaagtaaaaacaaGGAAGGAGTGAAATTCTTACAGcataaaatctggatatttataaaaatacttcTGAAGTTCAAGCTGAATAAATCAAATACTTTcagagatttattttaaaacacttcCATCAGGTTTCTCCTCTCATTAAAATGACAGCAtgtgaggaactattaaagataaaaacctgaaaatttctctcttatttctcatcatgtcactgaTCCAGAACTTGTCCACAAGGACTCAGTTTCTAAAATGATGTGAAAcctgttttttcatatttctattcctccataatcagagattattgatctactgtCCAATATTCCAGATTCTGGATCAATGACGATGAGAATTAAGAGAGaaactttcaggtttttatctccAATAGTTCCTCACGTTGCTGAGATGAACAAACCTTCTGAAAACGGGTCgacggctgatttttaacagaaaatatctcAGAAAGTGTTTGATCTCTGAGCTCAGGAGAAGTCTGAGGGaccttccagcagcagaacaaacctGACGATTCTGTTCCATCTCCGTCCAGGAAGCGTCTGGTTCTTCCTGACGCCTTGTCgctgctgcaggaggctgaAGGAGCTCCGGATCCTCTGTTTGGAGTCATGGAGCAGCAGGAGACGCTGCCGAGTCTGGAGTCGCTCATACAGgtcataaaattacagaaaactataggaaaatcagcagaaaactaGAGGAAAATCAGCAGAAATAGAGCTGGAAATCATCTAACATCTCTTCTCGTTCTCAGGCAGCTGAAGAGTTTCAGAGGGAATCTTCTCCTGAACATCCAGAAGACAGaagtcctcctgctgctgctgctgctgctgctgctgctgctgctgctgctgctgctgctgctgctgctgctgctgctgctgctgctgctgctgctgctgctgctgctgctgctgctgctgctgctgctgctgctgctgctgctgctcaggacGGTAGGTTATCAATCAATTCACCTATCAATCAATCATACTTTGTTCAGAAATAAAACAGTCCAGGTatcaatacaaataaataatacgtttacatgaaataaaacaagctcCATAAATAACtgaagtaaaataaattaaaatatctattattaaaGTACAGATGAGATAGAAATTAAataagttaattaaaaataataaattaaaataagctAGATGAATAattataagaaaataaaatgaagtaaaatatctattttaaaatacagatgagattgaaaataaataaaatgaaataaaaatgtattatttaaaataacctACATGAatagctaaaataaaataaatatttattgttaaaatacagatgagaatagaaaataaataaatgaaattaaaggaATGGTTTAAAATAAGCTCAATAAATTattacaagaaaataaaatgaagtaaaatatctattattaaaatgcagattagatggaaaatgaataaaataaaaaagaatgatttaaaataagccagataaataactaaaatagaATGAATATTTATTCTTAAAATACAGATgagatagaaaataaataacataatatatataaacagataataattaattaactgtACATTAAATAGACTAAGATATGGAAATCAATAAATAAGATTGGTCTGAAGAAGAGTAATCGGATCGATCCCATTGATGGTATCTGGCCTCTAAAAACCTCCAGAAATGATGAATTAACGGCCACAGCAGAATTCATGGGGGATGAATGATTTCTAATCCAGGACAAACTCAGAATAAAACTCTGAATTCTGCtgagtttttccagtttttttttttttttaaatctctgcaGGAATCACAGCGCGTCCAGAGTCCATCACTCTGAAGGAATATCCGCTGGTTTTCATCCCGACTGCAGAGGTGAAGAAACTCTTTAACAGTCCAACGAGTTGATTAAACTCGTCTGAGCTCTatgtttgttcttcttcttctgcagtttGATGGTGTGGATTTTATCGGAGATGAGGAGATAACCGTTGCCCTCCTCATGGAGCAGCCAGATGACTTCCTAGAAGGTTTGTTAGAAAACCGAGAGATGATTTCTGGACTAACAGTAGAAGAAGAAACGCTGGTTTAGTTCAACATCTGAACTcccaaaaccaaagaaaaaaaaaatcaccaaaatgacaccgaCAATCAGTCGGAAacggggagaaagagagaaaaaacatcatgtttccaactttctgatggtccttgaactactcacaTGTGATCTGTGGTTGGACCAACAAAATTAAGCGAATATtcaatcaaaatcattttattctgcatgtctcatttttaaaaaggtcaaatcaatcaatcaataagtCAATAAAAGTTCTTCAAACAAGAGTAATAAACACTCAgagtttcaggttgaactgcaggcagtgtttcctcagagagactgagaggaaaatgaatcaaatgaatgcaacagaaacagagaacagaggagcaggttgttggagatccatccagcatggagaaacatctttctactgatgatgagcagagtagtgTTTTTAGAGGCtggaaaagtgaaaaagtgatttgaaagttgtccaaaattaccaaaacgggtccaaaacaactttaaaaagtgtccagaatgactccatttgtccaaaatgacacacacttgcccaaatgtataaaaaatgtgtcgaaaatgacctaaaacctGTTCAAACTGACTTATTATTTagccaaaatgatgacaaataaaATCGACTGAATCAATAAAAAGTTagtagaggctgtaaaaatgtgaatgctCAGAATCAAAGGAactcaaaattggtcaaaaatgagaaaaactattgAAGAAaagtgtccagaatgacatgaacctacacaaaatttttgaaaatctgttcaaaacGACATATTCTTTATCCAAAATGATCCTGAGAGGAAAActaaagctactggatgaataaataaagtcagcatggctcagaaacacgttggagatccatccagcatggagaagcATCTACTGACGAGCAGAgacttaaaaatgaataaaatacatccaaaatgattcaaaaatgtcattttcaactagtttaaagtaattttggacagtttcttGACACATTTCGAGTCAGTTTGGAAAATTTTCTGTTACTTTGGATGagattaaaatcatttttagacCAACAGGAATGATAAAATccactggatgaataaaataactgtagtgtggctcaaaaacagtaagcAGAGGAGCATTTgaccctgtaaaacccaaatctagaaaaaatagcaaaaataatctgtatttatttagatataaatgataaaaactaaaactggcGTATTTTTGCATGAGTGGTTTTTACATGGTTACAATGAGAAGAGTAGAAAGAAGTGAGTTTGATGAAATATAATGGACTGTTAAAGGACTGTTGGAGCTGGAAATCAGTGATTCTcagtttttaaagatatttgtctGATATATGGAGTCACGTCAGTGGATTAAAGCCGTccagacctgctgctgaggttCTTCATAGGTTAAACATCTCCAGGAtgtggagtctccatgttctctaGTGTCGGTAGCAGCTCTGGACTCGTATCTGGGTTCTCTAAAAAGATCTAATCCAGGAAATATATTCTATTATATTACTTAATTAtaattgcagtaaaaatggtttatttttcttccaGCAGCAAATCTGGAAGCAGACCTgaagagaggagacaaggagaaACCAGAGGAGCCGAGGGGATTCATCTCAGAGTAATAAAATAATCCTCCATTGATAAATAAAGCCGTCCACGCACTGCTGCTCAACTCCTAAAGATGTAGAAAACTGTGACAGATGAACCTGCAGGGAAACATTGATGAATAATAAACTCTCACAGTTCAAACACTGAAATAATCATCAGATTTATCTCTgctggaaataaatgaaatgcagcattttagcaTCAAACTGTAAAGTCCTCCAACTTGAACCCTGTAAaacgtgtatatatatatatatatatatatatatatatatatatatatatatatatatatatatatatatatatatatatatatatatatatatatatatatatatatatatatatatatatatatatatacacacacacacatacatacatatatatatatatatatatattctccaaaagaaatttacattttcagctaAACTTAACTAAATTTATTCTCATTTTCCGCGTAAATTGCAGCAGTTTCTATGTTCATTAATAGAATAATAGAACTAATAGAACATCTGAATAATGATTATTAATAACAGAACATCTGACATTAATAATCATTATTCAGATGTTCCGTTATTAATAATCATTTTTCAGATGATCTGTTATTAATAATCATTATTCAGATGTTCTATTATTAATAATCATTATTCAGATGGGTTTTTACTTTCTGCTTCTACTTCTGGCTTCTGCTGAGGTTCAGGACTTCATGTTGCATTAACAATGACCTGATTCTGTCAGATTCCAGCCGACCACTGCTAAAgaccagctgctgctggaggccaCAGACCAACCTGCTGAGAAACCTGCTGAGGAACCAGGTCCATCCACTGAGGAACCAGTCCTGCCCACTAAGGAGCCTGCAGAGGAACCAGTCCCATCCACAGAGGAACCTGGACCTCCATCAGACCAGCTGACTCCGGTCTCGGTGCCCGCCATCCCACCTCCTCCGTCTGCAGCAGAAGCTGGTCGAGGACGACCTGACTCAGAGGTACTGAACATGAACATCTCAAAAACTGAAGAACTCttagatcatcatcatcattattattattattattattgatattattgttCTTAGatctgttgtgtaggactagatgGATGTTGATCTCTCTTCTTGCATACATGAGACCTTCAGACTCTGTGAATGGTCCAGTGGGTGAGGACATCCTCTGGGTTATCTAGTGGGCGTCCTCCTTCATGGGTGTTTCACTGTGTCTGAGTGGAGCTGGAGTCAGTGAGATGTACCATTGGCTGAGGTTCTTGGGTGATATAGGACATCATAGGCCGCCCTGATGGTGAAGCTTCCTCTAAACATCTCCGTAGCCCACAGCTCTGGACCAGAGATTTTCCTCTTTTCCACTCCTTCCCATGTCATCCACTGCCCTTGCTTCACCTGCACAAGTGTAATAATCATGAATATTAATCTAATGAAGTTCCTCTGACCTTCTCCTTGATCATGTCTCCTCATGAAACTCTGATGATCCATTAATTAGATTCTATTCATCCATTAATTAGAGTCTATTGATCCATTAATTACAGTTTATTGATCCATTAATTAGAGTTTATTGATCCATTAATGAGAGTTTACTGATCCATTAATCAGTTTATTGATCCAGTAATTAGAGTCTCTGATCCATAACTGCGATCCAACcttcaggaggaggtgaggaccaggaggaggaggaggaggaggaggaggaggaggaggaggaggcagctgACCTTCTTCGATGCAGAGACTCAGCTTCCTgaagaggagctgcagcagcagatcagCAACCCTCTGGTCCACACCAGACCTCCAGTCCTGGTCCCTGGTCCAGACCAGAGGATCAGAGGGGCAGCTGACCTGCTGGGGAGGCCCTGTAGCTGTTAgtgacacacaactacacaactacactacacaattacacaactacacaacataTGAATGTGtatatctctatctatctatctatctatctgtctgtctgtctgtctgtctgtctgtctgtctgtctgtctgtctgtctgtctgtctgtctgtctgtctgtctgtctatctatctatctatctatctatctatctatctatctatacatatatatacatatatacgacaatacagaaaatatgcacaggccttcagaaaaaaataaaaataaaatgcccaaaatacataataaataagataaaataaaaattgaataaTATGAAATCACATGAAATGCCTTTAAAAATAGCTGCACCATATATaactataaatgaataaataaatgctttggaaaaaatgcataaaatgttaaatataaaaatttaaatggtaagatataaaaaaagatatatatcaatatcaataaatatattgatataaaaatacactaaagGCCTtaggaaaataattaaaattacagtATAAACAGCAATCAGTGTAACTGAATATCCACAGATATCTCCATGAATTACATGCCTTTCTATTATATTTCCTCTATTCTAATGGATCCATTAGAGGTTTGTAGAGTTCCAGTGATTCTGTTTCTCTATGTtcaattaaaactgaattaactGAACATCTGGAAGCTTCTCTCTGATTtctctggagctgcagctgaactAAACCCAGTCCTTTTTCCTGCAGTCCTGCCTCCACAGATCCAGCTACTATGGCAACAGGCTGCCGTTATCACGGCATCACGCTCGGACCTGCCGGCCAGAAAGCAAGGACCCGATTTAGAGACGGAAGGAGACACTGGAGCGATTGGGGTGAGGATGAGGAAACATctgtgaaggaggaggaagatctgAAACATCTCCAGAtgatttattcatgtgtttttgaTGGCAGGTCCCCATAGAGGTGGAGCAACCAGAGCCGATGGATATCTCAGGTAAAGTCTGGTGTGTTTGTTCAGAACCTCCAGGGAATAAAAAGAGGAACATCCTGGAACATGTTTCTGCTTTCAGCTCCAGGTACTCTGCCGCTGCAGGCCTCCGACCAACGAGAAGCTTCCAGAGAGATCTCACCCATCCAGATGTCTGAGAGAGAAGGgtgaggaaaacaaacactcaCCTCTGAGAGCCTCACATCCATGGTCTGTAGAGTCCTGAACTAAAGGTTCCATCCAGCAGAGAAGACCATGGAGATTATGGAGGTCCACAGAGAGTCGGAATTTTCTGTCATGGAaccactgaaacacaaaaaccaaTCATGGACTTTGGTTccttcatagatttattaaaggttttctggaaatatgacagaatctgctggatcataaatatacaaatacaacaaaaacaagacagaaaacaataaaaacacgacacaaaatgacaaaaacaagacacaaaatgacaaaaacaagacagaaaatgacaaaaacaagacacaaaaccaccaaaatggGTAACGTGGGTAACGTACAAACTTCACAGATCTTTCATTCTTTGTAGTTTCTGTATTTATCTTTATCTCTGTTCAGGTTGTTTCCAGAGTTTCCTGAACACGACGTGGAGCCCGTCTTCTTCAGCTCCCTTCTGCCACCAAACGTCCGCCGCAAAACCGTCAGCGGCGCCTTCTACCGGCTGCTGGGTGAGAAACAAACCATGTTCATGTTTCGGCATCGACACCACAGGAAGCTCTTTAACCAGAGCCCAGAGTCAGTCCCTGAAAATCCCAAACGGTGTCGCTGCTGGAGGccaaaatcagcagaaaatacaccgacagaaacacaaaaaccaaTCATGAACTTTGGTtcattcatagatttattaaaggttttctggaaatatgacagaatctgctggatcataaatatacaaacacaacaaaaacagaaactgaaaatgagaaaaagacagaaaatgacagaaaagagacacaaaatgacagaaatgagacacaaaatgacaaaaacgagacacaaaatgacaataacgagacacaaaatgacaaaaacaagacacaaaatgatagaaatgagacacaaaaagacaaaaacgagacacaaaatgacagaaataagacacaaaacgacagaaatgagacacaaatgacagaaatgagacacaagacagaatcagaatcaagacacaaaatgacaaaaacgagacacaaaatgacaataacgagacccaaaatgacaaaaacgagacacaaaatgatagaaatgagacacaaaatgacaaaaacgagaccgaaaacgacaaaaatgagacacaaaatgacaagaacgagacacaaaaggacaataacgagacacaaaatgacaaaaacgagacacaaaatgatagaaatgagacacaaaatgacaaaaacgagaccgaaaacgacaaaaatgagacacaaaatgacaagaacgagacacaaaaggacacaaatgagacacgacatgacagaaacaagacacaaaatgacaaaaatgtgacacagaacgacaaaaacgagaaacaagaCGACaaacgtaaaatgtcctccagtccTGGAATGACCCAGAAGtccatattttgtattttactttgtgttactgattttgttgtgtgtctgttgtgttgcagGGACTTTGTCTGCTGAGAGACTCCGAGCTGAGCAGGACGAGGCCTACGGAGACATCCTGATTCTACCTGGATCCCAACAGAACACCTGAGTTTGTAACGAGGACATTAGAGCCTCCAGTTATGTCTTCAGTTCAGTCCTGTCAACCAGAAAAGTTCCAGATGTTCCCAGGTTTGTTTGGGATGATTTCAACTACTTTATGTGCAGTTTTTGGTTAAACTTTTTGagattttgactgtttttcctGTTATTGTCTTCCTAAACTGAGAGAAACTCAGTAACCTCTGTTGGTGTTTGAAGCagaacaaaagcatttttacGTTGTTCTGGGTCAGTTTTGATCTCATTTCGGGCCACTTTCAAGACATCCTGGATggtttttaactcattttggactcattttgaaTCAATCTGGAccagtttgagtaattttgccaGATTTGTTGACCAGTTTGGGatgatttaaatcattttatgttcagtttttatATCAACTTTTTGagattttgactgtttttcctGTTATTGTTTTCCTAAACTGAGAGAAACTCAGTAACCTCTGTTGGTGTTTGAAGCAGAATAAAAGAATTTTTACGTTGTTCTGGGTCAGTTTTTATCTCATTTAGGGACAGTTTCAAGACATCCCGGActgtttttaactaattttggactcattttgaaTCAATCTTCaccagttttgtgtcattttgcacgttttgttcttcattttgaacagttttgacTCGAACAACTGTTCTTTATTTAGGAAACTTTTCCAGACATTTTGGGTCAGTTTGGAAAATGAAGTGTTACTTTGGAAAGTTCAAAACCATTAGGGggcagtttttcacttatttttggcaatttttggggcattttggtaaatttgactctattttgacagttttttacTTTACCTACTTCATGATTCTGGAACCCTGTAACGTTGTGCTCAACCATTTGGTAGAGCACATTTTGATTCATTAtatcttattgaaaaatatgttttacttaattcAACCTGTTCCAGCGATCTCTAACACTCATTAGGTACCACTCTGAGGTACATTATACTAAaaagtccagtagatgtcactgtgttttgaaatagcatgcacAGCAAGTTAGcctgctcacaggaagttagcacgagcaaaatcactcctcacatgactacggtggccgagaggtgcaaaccaaatttacataatgcttgtaaaagtgtttttggacttgtaaaagtgttttgtcgcttgtaaatttgtcttggaggttgtaaaagtgttttgcattatgtaaatttggtttgcacctctcggccactgtagagtcacgtccaaacaggaaatgaatccacaatgtAGCTAATGACAATCTATAGCTACATCTgtgatggcagcgttagcgagctagcagctaatcagaagctagtgacaagctaactccagcgctaccagcagcgtctctttaaaaggtgctgatcacgatagcaggctgaaacattagacccgggacaggaaacggagctagagctctgtgtcttggagagaattgattttagaACTACGCATGTTAAGGTATTAGTCCGTGTCATAGCAAACCAGtgttagc encodes the following:
- the LOC111569298 gene encoding meiotic recombination protein REC8 homolog, producing the protein MFYYPTVLRHHSGCLSTIWLVATKAIKPSRREYLTVNVVSTCNDIMDYILERVPPPQPGLPRPRFSLYLSSQLQYGVVLVFHRQCDLLLKEVQTVVTQLAKQKTRQKLDLDDHGRKRLVLPDALSLLQEAEGAPDPLFGVMEQQETLPSLESLIQFDGVDFIGDEEITVALLMEQPDDFLEAANLEADLKRGDKEKPEEPRGFISEFQPTTAKDQLLLEATDQPAEKPAEEPGPSTEEPVLPTKEPAEEPVPSTEEPGPPSDQLTPVSVPAIPPPPSAAEAGRGRPDSERRRRQLTFFDAETQLPEEELQQQISNPLVHTRPPVLVPGPDQRIRGAADLLGRPCSFLPPQIQLLWQQAAVITASRSDLPARKQGPDLETEGDTGAIGVPIEVEQPEPMDISAPGTLPLQASDQREASREISPIQMSEREGLFPEFPEHDVEPVFFSSLLPPNVRRKTVSGAFYRLLGTLSAERLRAEQDEAYGDILILPGSQQNT